The genomic region CCTGGATACAAAAAAGCTCTGCCATGTTAGCAGCCATCATCTGGAAGGCTTATAAACAGTCAGGCTTCCTTAAAGCTCCACTCCAAAATCACTCATTTGCCTTCCTCTCTTTTCTGTGGCCCTTACTAGTATAGAAAATGTAGAAGCATTTGAACTTTGCTTCTTTCTGTCCCTAATGTTTTCCTCAGAAGTGTAACCTTCAGTAATGTTTATCCTTTAATAAACCCTCCGTCCCCCATAAGTTCAGACCACCAGGAGTAATACTTTCCTTCCTCTTTGATCTAACCATGAAAGTTTGGTCCTCTTCATATTACACATGCACAGTAAGGCCCCATTTATTCTTATAGGTAGCCATACCAATGGTGGACTCCAATGGTTGCTCAAAGTATGACCCACAGAAATGAAAGGGGCCACAGTAGGAAGAGAGCTCAGCCAGGACCTTGTTAGAGAAAAGATTCCTGGTACCAGGTTAAAGGAAAGCATTATTCTAGGTGGGCTTGGAGGTAGAATGGGTCTTTATTAAAGGACAACATCCCTATAGGGTAAGTTGACCTTTAACCAAATGCACTTCCTGTAAGTATAAAGCCAAGTGTCACACAAGGCCACAGCCATCTCCGGTAACACCCACAAAATAATGATTGATAGCAGCTAGAGGAGAAACAAGGAGAAAACTTACCTCCCAGAGCAGCAAGGCTTATCACAGGACAAGtatgcttctgttcttctgacaatATCTCTACAGCAACTACTGTACTTCTTTACTTTAGATTTTGGTTCAAATAGTTTCTAAGACAAATTTATGGCAAATGTGAGTTGCAGTGGATTTGTGATGGATCCAAGGATGGAGCTTTTAGGACTCTGGAGCATTCAAAAAGCAAGGTGAGTCCATTATCCATCTACCCAAAATGGCTACCAGATGATAGCGAGATCCATCTACCTCTGCAGGAGAGAAGAGCGCTAATGTCTTGGGAACAAGCAAGCAAAATTATGCTCTTATGCAGGTAGGGCATGAAAAGACATTGACTGTACCTAAGCACTAAACATTGCATGCATTATAGGATAATGGAGGTCAGGTTTTTGGTTTtacgctttatttatttatttattacaggtgtttatatagcactgacaatttaagcAGCACTTAACATATTGTACATTCATCAGTCCCttccttcaaggagcttacagtccctaactcatattcacacatacacatactggggaaatttagacaggagccaatgaacctcccagcatgtctgTGGATCTTCTGTAAGGTAAAATGTTAATAATGCAAATATAAAACATAGAAAACTCCTACACCATTGTAGGGTATTTATAATTACCCTTTGGTACAAAATACAGATATAACAACATAAAGATATTCTTTTTAACAAAGATGCAGTTACAAGTCATGTTTATTTATGTTCAGCGGTGTCCTATAGACACAGGCATATTCCATATGGAGACAAGGAGAAACATCACTGTCACGTTATGAAGTTACATGTGCTCAAGGCTtgcaattgtgtatatatatatatatatatatatatatatatatatatatatatatatatatatatatacccctactttgAAACCTAGGTAAGCCATCTCCATTTACATACACTTCACTTTTCTTgcccttcccctccctttttcttctcccccctccccgttcctttccctttttctgcccccccctcttcccccccccgtaCAATATCTAATTCTTCACCTCCTCCCTGGTTCTCCCACatttccccttccctctctctctccttctcctctctttccttcctcccccttccccctttcccccctcccttacCCATTTCCCCCCCACTCCTCTATTCTATCTCCCTTTTCCTCCTTTCCTCATCTCTATTTGATCCCCTTTCTctgcttttttcccccttcttcccttccctctccttcccctcccttcccttcccttccctctccttcacTTCCTTCCCACTTTTCCTCTCTATCCTTTCCctcactttctccttttttttcccctttccctttcttttcctccccccctcctcttgttTTCTAACTATTTCCCATCACTTCTGACACTCCCTTCCCCTTCCCACACGTTCCACATCAAGCTCACACCCTTCCCCCTACTCTCACTCACACTCCCCTTCATTAACATTCACAGCCTTTTTACCATATTGTACTATACCATACCATTTTATACACAGAGGGGTCCGCCGTGTGTCTTCCTCAGTGGGGCTTGGCGGGGTACCCCCACGGGCTCCCCTGGCTCACGTCCCTCCCGGACCGACATGCCACACATGCAATCTGAAGGTAAGCTACAAACAAATGTATTTCGTATCAATAACTTCCAATCTCTGCATGCAAAACTTGAATACCCATACATACATAGTGATACACAGtacgtgaggttgaaaaaagacacaagtccatcaagtcctacctatgtgtgtgattatatgtcagtattacattgtatatccctgtatgttatggttgttcaggtgcttatctaatagtttcttgaaactatcgatgctccccgctgggaccactgcctgtggaagggaattccacatccttgccgctcttacagtaaagaaccctctatgtagtttaaggttaaacctcttttcttctaattataatgagtggccacgcatcttgttaaactcccttctgcgaaaaagttttctccctattgtggggtcaccagtacaatatttataaattgaaatcatatcccctctcaagcgtctcttctccagagagaataagttcagtgctcgcaacctttcctcataactaagatcctccagaccctttattagctttgttgcccttgcattgcatgccattgctgagcctaacatctactaggacccccaggtccttttccatcctagattcccccagaggttctccccccagtgtatagattgcattcagatttttgccacccaaatgcattattttacatttttctacattgaacctcatttgccatgtagttgcccaccccattaatgtgtccttttttttttctctccttggcTCCATATGGAATATGCCTGTGTCAATAGGACACCACTGGACTTAAATAAATATGACTTGTAACTGCACCTTTGTTAAAAAGAATATCTTTATGTTGTTATATCAGTATTTTGTACCAAAGGATAATTATAAATACCCTACAACGGTGTAGGAGTTTTCTATGTTTTATATATGCATCATTAACATTTTACCTAACATCATTTTATGCTATAGCGAATTCCGCAATTTTGTATCTTTAGGACATCTCTAGTATTTACATGCTGTGTGTGCCATTCtaaaaggccctgacgaagcgggctTCCCATGGAAACGCGTAGGCCACACCTTTGATACTCTATACCAGGACTCCCACAACCTGGATCAATCAAACAGTAAACTGTACTCTCTTTCAGATTGTAATGTTTTAAATATTCCCATCCAAGGATGGTAAATAAAGTATTTgtacatcttttaaaaaaaaatactgttataAATTATTATCCATACTCCATTGAGGCATATGCAAAGTCCCACCCCACGTCTTTCTAAATTTTGTTTCCACCAGGGATGGTGCCTCTGTGAGAGTTATAATTATTTCACGTTTATCCCCCCACCCTCATTcaccaatgaccagacaagaaacaggaagtgggctgtataagggatttactgtcagaaaaaaaatgttttactatccaaagttaaaacaacaataacaagggcagaagatttagtagatggaaagatgaaaaaacgactgaagttcagctttaagttataGATCTGTGAtttatcagatcttttttttatgtctgtgtcaTATTAGGAACATTGTCCTTCACTTTCTTTTCTATAGACAGATAGAAAGTGAGGAGATGTGTCTCCAAAGTAAGGAGAATAGCTTGCTGTTGTCAGTGGTcaggtttccccattggaagatttccccctcactAGTGTTGGGTGAACATtttgagccaagcaaaagtttggcccgaacattgaCTGTTTGCCCGTTCGGCAAACACCCAAATTGTCAGGGTGTTCaactgtttgttttatttctttttgtagcTTTGACATTTCTGTCAGCGCCAGTCCTCAAGTtataagtgcaccaaacaccactttccattgaataaagtgcatccaattacacatttccccgtctctattacatttcggtaataattctcccccccccccccccccgagtgcatTGAATTGTGTCcgcatcatacagactggctccccaagccgttgtttatagaataaagaaagcttgcagggaaaatgtctctttttttctttaaaaaagtcattattgctgcagcaggttctatacatggtacatgaatttttcatttttattgtttcactttaagcatcattatatcactgctcatttaaaaattatctttttttaaaactttttttgcattgatacatgtcccccagggcagtacctggacccccataccctttgtatgaccaataacttgcatataagcattcaaaatgggcacttttgagttTTCAAGTTCAGGTCTAATtggctttaatggggtttgttgttCAGCTCTGaccttttgcgatgttcgaaagttctggcaagaaccgaaccagggggtgttcagcccatctctacccCTCATCTCCCATTTTGGTGATTGGGATTTCCCACCATTTTCTGCGTAGGTGACAATGATTCTCCCATTGGATATGCATACACCAATAAAAACCTAAAATGTAGTACCCCTTGTATCCCAGCAGGGCTTTATCAGAACTGGGCCTTGTTTCCTGAAGTTCACAGAAAAGATTTCTGTACGACCTcatgttcaaaaacaaaaaaagtgggcTTGGGATAAGAGCTACAGTATTTATTAAATTTGCAGATGTATTCATTTTTAGCTTGGAATTATCTACCAAACATGCATTTTGCTAGTTAATGTAACAATGTTTGACCTTATTTTTTCTGGTCTGTTGCTTTCAGTCTCATTACTTTACTCTCTTCCAGGAAGTAATGTTTGAAGTCTACAATGGTGGCAGGCAATGAAAGCTGCTTCTACCCAGCTTCCTTCATCCTGTTGGGTATGCCCGGTCTGGAATACCTCCATGTCTGGATCTCTATTCCTTTCTTCTCAATGTTCCTCTTTGCCTTTATAGGGAACTATACCGTCCTGCTCATCATCTTCAGGGATGTCAGTCTCCACCAGCCCATGTACATTTATTtcacaattcttgctttcattgaCATAATATTGGCCAATTCTGCAGTTCCCAAGCTTCTCAGCATCTTCTGGTTCCACCAGAATGAGATTGACTTCCATATGTGTTTTCTTCAGATGTTCTTTGTGCATGCGTTCTCTACTTTCGAGTCAGGAATCTTTCTAGCCATGGCTTATGATCGATATGTAGCCATATGCAACCCTCTACGGTATTCTGTCACAGTGACCCCACGTTTTATTATTATAAGTGGAGTATTAGCAGTCCTGCGTGGGGTGGTCTACATCCTTCCAATGCCTTTTCTAGGTGAGAGATTCCACCAGTACAGCAGTAATGTTATTTTCCACTCATACTGTGAACACATGGCGGTGGTGAGGCTGGCTTGTGCTGACGTTTCTTTCGACGACCATCTTGGCATGGCCATTGGCTTCCTTGTCTTGATTATGGATTCAGTGTTCATTGCTTTCTCTTATGTGATGATCCTTCAAGCTCTTCTAAAGCTTAGTGTTAAGGCTCGTGTGAAATCCTTTGGAACATGCATCTCTCATGTCTGTGCTATCCTGTCATTTTATACTCCCATCCTTTGCTCATCCTTAGTGCACAGATTCGGGAAGAACGTCCCTCACCATACGCACATCCTGCTGGCCAACTCCTACCTTCTCATCCCCCCCATGCTGAACCCTTTGGTGTACGGTATAAGAACAAGGCAAATTCGACAGAGGGTGACACGATGTTTCATGAAACAGTCTCTCTCTTGAGAAGCCCATTTGTATTTTTTCTCCCACTActcaaaactgaagaaaaaattgtaaaattgtattGGTACTGAGAATATGCATTCTGTGTTATTGCTATTCCCGCACTGCTAAATGTGTTTCTGTTTTCCTAATTTAACCAATAAAATCATTTTATGATCTGTGCTATCTTTGAATTCTCCAAATTTTGTGGCGGTACATATTATAGATTGTGACCAAAGCACCAAAAAAGAGAAATTTCTTGGTGACAAAAGTGTTTACGACCTACATTATATGTACGAGGGCCATGAGTGGGTAAGTGCTCATCTGATCACTGAGGAGATGAAGAGAGAGGTCTATGAGTGGGTGAGTGCTCGTCTAATCACTTAGGAGATGGCGTAAGAGGTTCATGAGTGGGTCATTGCTTGTCTAATCACTGGAGAGATAAAGTGAGAAGTCTATGAGTGGGTCATTGTTTGGCTGGTCATTGCGGAGATGGAGTGAGAAGTCTATGAGTGGGTCATTGCTTGGCTGATCACTGGGGAGATGGAGTAGGGAGTCTATGAGTGGTTCATTGTTCAGCTGATCAATGGGAGATGGAGTGAGAAGTCTATGAGTGGGTCATTGCTTGGCTGATCATTGCAGAGAAGGAGTGAGAAATCTATGAGTGGGTCATTGTTCGGCTGATCATTGCGGAGATGGAATGAGAAATCTATGAGTGGGTCATTGTTGGGCTGATCACTGGGGAGATGGAGTAGGAAGTCTATGAGTGGTTCATTGTTCAGCTGATCAATGGGAGATGGAGTGAGAACTTAAGTTTATGAGTGGATCATGGATCATTGTTCAGCTGATTATTGGGGAGATGGAGTGAGAAGTCTATGAGTGGGTGAGTGCTCATCTGATCACTGGAAAGATGGAGTGAGAAGTCTATGAGCGGGTTAGTACTTGTCTGATCACTGGAGAGATAAAGTGTGGAAGTTTTAGTGTGGGTGGGTATTCATCTGATCACTGGGGAGATGGAGTGAGAAGTTTATGACTAGGGTAGTACTTGTCTGATCACTGGGGAGATGGA from Aquarana catesbeiana isolate 2022-GZ unplaced genomic scaffold, ASM4218655v1 unanchor166, whole genome shotgun sequence harbors:
- the LOC141121329 gene encoding olfactory receptor 52K2-like; translation: MVAGNESCFYPASFILLGMPGLEYLHVWISIPFFSMFLFAFIGNYTVLLIIFRDVSLHQPMYIYFTILAFIDIILANSAVPKLLSIFWFHQNEIDFHMCFLQMFFVHAFSTFESGIFLAMAYDRYVAICNPLRYSVTVTPRFIIISGVLAVLRGVVYILPMPFLGERFHQYSSNVIFHSYCEHMAVVRLACADVSFDDHLGMAIGFLVLIMDSVFIAFSYVMILQALLKLSVKARVKSFGTCISHVCAILSFYTPILCSSLVHRFGKNVPHHTHILLANSYLLIPPMLNPLVYGIRTRQIRQRVTRCFMKQSLS